One window of Mediterraneibacter gnavus ATCC 29149 genomic DNA carries:
- a CDS encoding adenylosuccinate synthase — MVKAVVGANWGDEGKGKITDMLGKEADIIVRFQGGANAGHTIVNDYGKFALHTLPSGVFYDHTTSIIGNGVALDIPRLFGEVQQIVKQGVPQPKLLVSDRAQIVMSYHKNFDAYEEERLGGKSFGSTKSGIAPFYSDKYAKIGFQVSELFDDELLKEKVVRVAEQKNVILEHLYHKPLINPDDLYKELTEYRDMVAPFVCDVSLYLHNAIKEGKEILLEGQLGSLKDPDHGIYPMVTSSSTLAAYGAIGAGIPPYEIKQIITVCKAYSSAVGAGAFVSEIFGEEADELRRRGGDGGEFGATTGRPRRMGWFDCVASKYGCRMQGTTDVAFTVLDVLGYLDEIPVCVGYEINGEVTTEFPVTHLLEKAKPVLKTLPGWKCDIRGIKTYEELPENCRKYIEFIEEQIGYPITMVSNGPGRDDIIYRKR; from the coding sequence ATGGTAAAAGCAGTAGTAGGAGCTAACTGGGGCGATGAAGGAAAGGGCAAGATTACAGATATGCTCGGAAAAGAAGCCGATATCATTGTCCGTTTTCAGGGTGGAGCGAATGCAGGACATACCATTGTAAATGATTATGGAAAATTTGCGCTGCACACTTTGCCGTCAGGAGTATTCTATGACCATACGACCAGCATTATCGGAAACGGTGTGGCGCTGGATATTCCGAGATTGTTCGGAGAGGTGCAGCAGATTGTAAAACAGGGCGTACCGCAGCCAAAACTTCTTGTTTCTGACAGAGCACAGATCGTGATGTCTTATCACAAGAATTTTGATGCTTACGAGGAAGAGCGTCTTGGAGGCAAGTCTTTTGGTTCTACAAAATCAGGAATTGCGCCGTTTTATTCCGATAAATATGCAAAGATCGGATTCCAGGTGAGCGAATTATTTGATGACGAGCTTCTGAAAGAAAAAGTGGTTCGCGTTGCAGAGCAGAAGAATGTGATTCTGGAGCACTTATACCATAAACCGTTGATCAATCCTGACGACTTATATAAAGAACTGACAGAGTACAGAGACATGGTAGCACCATTTGTATGTGATGTTTCTCTGTATCTGCACAATGCAATCAAAGAAGGCAAAGAGATTCTTCTGGAAGGACAGCTCGGTTCTCTGAAAGATCCGGATCACGGAATTTATCCGATGGTAACATCTTCTTCCACACTGGCGGCATACGGTGCGATCGGAGCGGGAATCCCTCCGTATGAGATCAAACAGATCATCACAGTATGCAAGGCATACTCCAGTGCAGTAGGAGCAGGTGCATTTGTCAGCGAGATTTTCGGCGAGGAAGCTGATGAGCTGAGACGCCGCGGAGGAGACGGCGGTGAATTCGGAGCGACAACAGGACGTCCGAGACGTATGGGATGGTTTGACTGTGTTGCTTCCAAATACGGATGCAGGATGCAGGGGACGACAGATGTAGCGTTTACAGTTCTGGATGTACTTGGATATCTGGATGAGATTCCGGTATGTGTAGGCTATGAGATCAATGGAGAAGTGACAACAGAGTTCCCTGTAACACATCTCCTGGAAAAAGCAAAACCGGTATTGAAGACACTTCCGGGATGGAAATGTGATATCCGCGGAATCAAGACATACGAAGAACTGCCGGAGAACTGCAGAAAGTATATTGAATTTATTGAAGAACAGATTGGATATCCGATCACAATGGTCAGCAACGGACCGGGAAGAGACGATATCATTTATCGCAAAAGATAA
- a CDS encoding SEC-C metal-binding domain-containing protein, with product MSEKCLLDQWRDMAYDRELSKEQLEKFWGRYFSIERGIYEQLLTEPDVEVKGTVKELAEKYGQEVLTMVGFLDGINDSLKVPNPIETMTEDTEVNLIFDKELLYKNMIDAKADWLYELPQWNAIFDEEKKKQLYREQKQSGTIRKGKKIGRNDPCPCGSGKKYKMCCGRNA from the coding sequence ATGAGTGAAAAATGTTTATTAGATCAATGGAGAGATATGGCATACGACAGAGAACTGTCCAAAGAGCAGTTAGAGAAGTTCTGGGGTCGTTATTTCAGCATTGAAAGAGGAATTTATGAGCAGCTTTTGACAGAGCCTGATGTAGAAGTGAAAGGTACGGTCAAAGAGCTGGCTGAAAAATATGGACAGGAAGTTCTGACAATGGTAGGATTTCTGGATGGAATCAACGACAGTCTGAAAGTGCCGAATCCGATTGAGACGATGACAGAGGATACGGAAGTGAATCTGATCTTTGACAAAGAGCTGTTATACAAAAATATGATCGATGCAAAAGCAGACTGGTTATATGAACTGCCACAGTGGAATGCTATTTTTGACGAAGAAAAGAAAAAACAGTTATACCGTGAGCAGAAACAGTCCGGTACGATCCGCAAAGGAAAGAAAATCGGAAGAAATGATCCATGTCCATGCGGAAGTGGTAAAAAATATAAAATGTGCTGTGGAAGAAATGCATAG
- a CDS encoding YdcF family protein, producing the protein MEIYLITAGALFLFYYGILCFYTGKWDSTFARFWMVAGIGHFLMIPATKEEVTRKLLFFCVAGIWILFLAVEFFIVRAMRPGRKKNCRYLIVLGAQVRGERITDSLKRRLDAALLYHQVCPSVKIIVSGGQGKGEDVSEAYAMAQYLREHEVKDEQIMLEDQSRTTRENLRFSKAYLEELKTPVGIVTNNFHLFRALLIGRSEGYENLTGIAAGCNRILFLNYMVREFFAVVWLWIQRGKKKSG; encoded by the coding sequence ATGGAAATTTATTTGATCACGGCAGGGGCGCTGTTTCTCTTTTATTATGGAATCCTCTGTTTCTATACCGGAAAATGGGACTCTACGTTTGCCAGATTCTGGATGGTGGCGGGGATCGGGCACTTTTTGATGATTCCTGCGACAAAAGAAGAAGTGACGCGAAAGCTTTTGTTCTTCTGTGTGGCGGGAATATGGATCCTTTTTCTTGCGGTGGAGTTTTTTATTGTACGTGCCATGAGGCCTGGAAGAAAGAAGAACTGCCGGTATCTGATCGTGCTTGGTGCGCAGGTCCGGGGAGAGCGGATCACAGATTCATTAAAGAGAAGACTGGATGCTGCTTTATTGTATCATCAGGTCTGTCCTTCGGTGAAGATCATCGTATCCGGCGGTCAGGGAAAAGGTGAGGATGTTTCAGAGGCTTATGCGATGGCACAATATTTGCGGGAACATGAGGTAAAAGACGAGCAGATCATGTTGGAGGATCAGTCGCGGACGACGAGGGAAAACCTGCGGTTTAGCAAAGCTTATCTGGAGGAGTTGAAAACACCGGTTGGAATTGTGACAAATAATTTTCACTTGTTTCGGGCACTTTTGATCGGACGAAGTGAAGGGTATGAGAACCTGACGGGAATTGCGGCAGGATGTAACCGGATTTTGTTTTTGAACTATATGGTACGGGAGTTTTTTGCGGTTGTGTGGCTGTGGATTCAGAGAGGAAAAAAGAAATCTGGTTGA
- a CDS encoding aldo/keto reductase, with protein MECNSNYRILNNQVKIPCAAFGTYKAAEGNSADIIGTAIRAGYRHFDMASVYGTEKYVAEAIEKSRIPRQEFFLTSKVWKEDMGYEQTKAAFAKTLEQLNTDYLDLYLIHWPRPTLDCKNWKELDLESWRAMEELYHAGKIRAIGVSNFLPHHIENLMQNAKVTPAVDQLEYHPGYTQQAAVDYCRKNQILVEAWSPIGRRRVFEEPLILELSEKYHVSPAQICLRFALQNGVIPMPKSSSMERMKENQDIFSFEISTEDMYRLETMPQIGWSGEHPDRERVYF; from the coding sequence ATGGAGTGTAATTCGAATTATCGTATTTTGAATAACCAGGTCAAGATTCCGTGTGCTGCATTTGGAACTTATAAAGCCGCAGAAGGAAACAGCGCGGATATCATCGGTACTGCAATTCGTGCCGGATACAGGCATTTTGATATGGCTTCTGTTTACGGCACGGAGAAATATGTGGCAGAGGCTATTGAAAAGAGCAGGATTCCAAGGCAGGAATTTTTTTTGACATCCAAGGTCTGGAAAGAGGATATGGGATATGAACAGACAAAGGCTGCATTTGCGAAAACCTTAGAGCAGCTTAACACAGATTATCTGGATTTGTATCTGATCCACTGGCCACGGCCCACGTTGGACTGCAAAAACTGGAAGGAACTGGATTTAGAGAGCTGGAGAGCAATGGAAGAATTGTATCATGCAGGAAAGATCCGCGCCATTGGGGTGAGCAATTTTCTGCCGCACCACATTGAGAACCTGATGCAGAATGCCAAGGTGACTCCGGCGGTCGATCAGTTGGAATATCATCCTGGATATACACAACAGGCAGCAGTAGACTATTGCAGAAAGAACCAGATTCTTGTGGAGGCATGGAGTCCGATCGGACGAAGACGAGTGTTCGAAGAGCCGCTGATTCTTGAGTTGTCTGAGAAGTATCATGTATCACCGGCACAGATCTGTTTGCGGTTTGCACTGCAGAATGGCGTGATACCAATGCCGAAATCCTCATCCATGGAGCGGATGAAAGAAAATCAGGATATCTTCTCATTTGAGATATCCACAGAAGATATGTATCGTCTGGAGACAATGCCTCAGATTGGATGGTCCGGAGAGCATCCGGACAGAGAACGGGTTTATTTTTAA